The sequence below is a genomic window from Gouania willdenowi chromosome 12, fGouWil2.1, whole genome shotgun sequence.
tccctgttcccctgttttggatttaagttttgattttggattttggaaGAAAAACATGGAGTGGTTCCAGGAACGATATGCTacgatcctgcctccttctttccctgcatttggggtCCACACCAACACCGAACCGTAACAAAACTGGTCCACATTTAGCACCTGTAGAGAGTCTGTAGGAGTGAATAAGTGTGTTAATGTCTGTGTGTTGGTCATGGGACAGACTGGTTTCCTGAAGAACCTTTAGTAGTGTCCAGTGAACTCTTGGGCCACAGAATTGAATAAGATGATTTAGAATTAAGGAATAATTATCCAGTTCATGCCATTTCTGAGCTTCTTTATAAAACACTCTGGTTTCCACACAGTAATAGCCTTTATCTTGTCATTTTCCCAACAGCTCCTCACTCTGTCCTTCATCCTCCAGCCGCAGACGTCAGTGGAACACTGGAATCCTCTCTGATATTCAGGTTAATCTGATTATGAAGATTTCCTCTCAGGCATTACTTTGTCAATGACGGCCAAAATGGAGACTCCATTCTACCACGATGATTCCCCCTCTGTTCCCGGCTTCAGCCAGCTGTCAGAATATGAGCGTTACCCCGGAAACAAGATGCTGATGAGTAAGAAGGGCATGGTGGTGGCAGGGAGCCATCATTTCTCTGGTGGAGGTGTTGCTACAGGAGGGAGGGGCGGGACTCACAACAGCCTGGGTCTCACCGGGAACACGCCATCAGCGGCATCTTCTGCAGCCTCCTCAGCAGACATGAACCTGCTGAAGCTTGCCTCCCCTGACCTGGAACATCTGATCATTCAGTCCAACCAGGGACTGGTCACCACAAGCCCTGCGTCCAACTCCACCAATCCCTTCCTCTACCGCAACCAGGCCACCAATGAGCAGGAGGGATTCGCAGATGGTTTCGTGAAAGCTCTCGCAGACCTTCATAAACAGAACCAGCTGGTGGTCAGTGGACCCATGTCTCCTTCAACTTCATCCAGTGTCTCCTTGCAGGCGCCCTACCAGAGGGGCCTGGTGTGTGGTGGAGACATGCCTGTCTACACTAACCTCAGCAGCTATAACCCGGGCCAGATGCCTTACTCCGGAGGGCAAATGGCTTACGGTGGAGGTTTAGGCCACAACGGTGGTGGAGCTCCTCAGTCTCACCCCCGAAGCCTGGATGCTCCTCAAACTGTCCCTGAGGTGCCTCACCCACCAGGAGACCAATCATCCCCACCATCCCTCTCCCCGATAGACCTGGAGACGCAGGAGAGAATCAAAGCAGAACGCAAGAAACTGCGCAACCGGATTGCTGCTTCCAAGTGCCGCAAACGTAAACTGGAGCGGATCTCACGGCTCGAGGAGAAGGTCAAAGTTCTCAAGAACCAGAACTCCGACCTGGCCTCCACCGCCTCCATGCTGCGGGAGCAGG
It includes:
- the LOC114472782 gene encoding transcription factor AP-1-like; the protein is MTAKMETPFYHDDSPSVPGFSQLSEYERYPGNKMLMSKKGMVVAGSHHFSGGGVATGGRGGTHNSLGLTGNTPSAASSAASSADMNLLKLASPDLEHLIIQSNQGLVTTSPASNSTNPFLYRNQATNEQEGFADGFVKALADLHKQNQLVVSGPMSPSTSSSVSLQAPYQRGLVCGGDMPVYTNLSSYNPGQMPYSGGQMAYGGGLGHNGGGAPQSHPRSLDAPQTVPEVPHPPGDQSSPPSLSPIDLETQERIKAERKKLRNRIAASKCRKRKLERISRLEEKVKVLKNQNSDLASTASMLREQVAQLKQKVMSHVTNGCQITVSSTASRKSGGGTRGEDSSC